In a single window of the Bacillus clarus genome:
- a CDS encoding MBL fold metallo-hydrolase, with protein sequence MKITELPIEFEFNGQKHCIYPSLIELNNELTLVDTGYTNFLPLIENEILKHGYEMKDLKNVIITHYDDDHIGSLYDFKVKYPQINIIASEIESNYISGEIKSERLVQAEKLLENMSNEEIEFGKWFVCQLKSLQHVLIDEKVQDGQMILNNECRIVATPGHTSGHISLYFPSLNSVITGDAAVHENEELVIANPHYCLNIEKAKQSLKKIKNIKAESYYCYHGGKLIL encoded by the coding sequence ATGAAGATAACGGAACTACCAATTGAATTTGAATTTAATGGGCAAAAGCATTGTATTTATCCTAGTCTAATTGAATTAAATAATGAATTAACTTTAGTTGATACGGGATATACAAATTTTTTACCTTTAATTGAAAATGAAATTTTAAAACATGGATATGAAATGAAAGACTTAAAGAATGTTATTATCACTCACTATGATGATGATCATATAGGTTCTTTATACGATTTCAAAGTAAAGTATCCTCAAATTAATATTATTGCTAGTGAAATTGAATCAAACTACATTAGTGGCGAAATAAAATCAGAGAGATTAGTTCAAGCAGAAAAACTGTTAGAAAATATGTCGAATGAAGAAATAGAATTCGGTAAATGGTTTGTATGTCAATTAAAAAGTTTGCAACATGTATTAATTGATGAAAAGGTACAGGATGGTCAAATGATTTTAAATAATGAATGTAGAATAGTCGCAACACCTGGGCATACTTCGGGCCATATTTCATTGTACTTTCCAAGTTTAAACAGTGTAATTACTGGTGATGCGGCAGTTCATGAGAATGAGGAATTAGTTATTGCTAATCCGCACTATTGTTTAAACATTGAAAAAGCAAAACAGTCTTTAAAAAAGATAAAAAACATTAAAGCTGAAAGTTACTATTGTTATCACGGAGGAAAACTTATTTTATAA